TGATTAGTGATGCAGAAATTGGAGCATACGCATATAATGGTGGTATTTTAGATGTAAAAAACAGTAGTATATTTGAGAACAATACTATGCATTTGGCTTTGATGAACTATACAGTAGACAAACAATTGGCAACCATAGCCAATACAAAATTTACCTATCTAAAAAACACTTCTAACAATTGTAATTTTTCGTTGCCCACCATACAAAATTCATCGGTAAGTAAAAATGTATATATCGATAATTGTTACGGAGCAATATTTACGAGTTGTGATTTTAACGAGTTAGACAGACAAAACACATTCACTACAAATGCCATTGAAGGCTTAACAGTAAATTCACCAAACATCAATATTTATGGATTAGATGTGATGAACACCACTTTTAACGGGTCATACGAAAGAGGAATTAAGTTAACTGGATTTACAAAAGTTAGAATTGGCACCAGTGACTTTAAATCTCTTGCAGGTGGAATTTTACAAAATGGCATTTATGCAAAAAATGGTAGTGCTCTCGAAATTCTAAATACAAATATTGGTGTTCAAGCATCTAATACGAATTTATATGTATCAGGTTTATATTGCGAACAAACCGAAAATGCTTTACTTAGGTTAAATACAGTAAAACATTGCTACAATGGTGTTGAATATTACCAACCTAGTAGTGTGAGCCTCCCCTCTTATCTTACCCGAAACATATTCGAAAACTGCGATTGCGGAACACTAATAAGCCCGCAATGTAGCCCAATTGGTAATGTGAGTTGTAATACTTCTACCAACCAAATTAAACTGAGAATGCGGTGCAACGAATTTTACACCTATGATGGAATTGTAGGTAGCGGCAATTTGATGGACCAGGAATACTCAACTGGCAATGGTGATGATTGGGGAAATATATTTAGCACTAGTAGGTTTGATATTGCATGGCAAAATAGCAATGCAAATGGATATACTTTACCTAAGATATTTTATTATACTGCAGCTCTTCAACCAAATAAAAACCTTCCTCTTAATTCTTCAATTACATTAAATAATACAGCTATCAATAATGGAAATTATGCAAGTAATTATGATGCACAACCAAAACCTAATATTGTGGTTAACTGTGGGAGCTTGAGACCCGTATTTTCAAACTTTTATACTCAGAAAGACTCAATAATATATAACAACTACAGCATTTTTCCAAACCCCGCAACAAATCATATTATAATAGCAGGAAATAATGAAAACTTGGTCATGGTTTATATATACGATATGACTGGAAAAATGATAAGGGAAGTCAATCTGCTTGATATTACTAAAGGTAAGTTAATGCAAATTGGCAATATTCCCAAGGGGATATACAGCATTATTTTAAGAGGTCGTGAAGGTGAATTATTATATAAAGAAAAAAATGTTTTCATTGAAGAATAAAATATTTATATCGCTTCTGTTAACATTATTGTATTCATCAAATTCTGTTGTTGCCCAAATGGGTAACAACTGGTGTATAGGTAGACATGGTGGAGTCAATTTCAACACAACCCCTCCAAGTCCTTTTTTATCAGCTATAAGTGATACTAATATTGGACAAACAACATCAAATAAAAATATAACCGTGAATCCAGTTACAGTTTCTGACTGTGCAGGAAACTTATGGTTTTATAGTG
The genomic region above belongs to Bacteroidota bacterium and contains:
- a CDS encoding T9SS type A sorting domain-containing protein — protein: MKVQYNNIFPTPYATSCIDDKIVFEAPNMIGQEVDWYMNETHCGNASHLPACSSNNAALLIQTNSNLLSYVVQGGFEYKIFYRVYPFSAITCTTQYPSGDIIIRIPYKLEILLGTKTPSGTTLEMDVTAFAQKGGINGRYPNYHNFQWYRNDLAISGANNTSYLVTLPGIYYLKAYSDCGLRTSSSITFDCNNLPWTLPTTYTNKTFTANATVTGNFYVIGTVTIDPGVTVNIQNGNMILAACSDIIIKKGTTIPNKSGGVLNLLNMKLASCGAWKGITVQGEIASNNAANKHGKLIVDGSMISDAEIGAYAYNGGILDVKNSSIFENNTMHLALMNYTVDKQLATIANTKFTYLKNTSNNCNFSLPTIQNSSVSKNVYIDNCYGAIFTSCDFNELDRQNTFTTNAIEGLTVNSPNINIYGLDVMNTTFNGSYERGIKLTGFTKVRIGTSDFKSLAGGILQNGIYAKNGSALEILNTNIGVQASNTNLYVSGLYCEQTENALLRLNTVKHCYNGVEYYQPSSVSLPSYLTRNIFENCDCGTLISPQCSPIGNVSCNTSTNQIKLRMRCNEFYTYDGIVGSGNLMDQEYSTGNGDDWGNIFSTSRFDIAWQNSNANGYTLPKIFYYTAALQPNKNLPLNSSITLNNTAINNGNYASNYDAQPKPNIVVNCGSLRPVFSNFYTQKDSIIYNNYSIFPNPATNHIIIAGNNENLVMVYIYDMTGKMIREVNLLDITKGKLMQIGNIPKGIYSIILRGREGELLYKEKNVFIEE